The Acinetobacter defluvii genome includes a region encoding these proteins:
- a CDS encoding phosphoglycerate kinase, with amino-acid sequence MNFQRMTDLNLTGKRVLIREDLNVPVKNGVITSDARLRAALPTIKLALEKGAAVMVYSHLGRPVEGEAKAEQSLAPVAAYLTEALGQDVKLITEYLDGVEVAAGQVVLLENCRFNVGEKKNNPDLAAKYAALCDVFVMDAFGTAHRAEASTEGVARLAKVAAAGPLLAAELDALGRALQTPEKPMVAIVAGSKVSTKLDVLTSLSDICDQLIVGGGIANTFLAAAGYNVGKSLCENDLIDTAKAIAAKVSVPLPTDVVVADASEINFDDFLGSLAAAKAVVKKVEDVADNDMILDVGPETAKAFAEILKTSKTILWNGPVGVFEVDQFGEGTKTLSLAIAESEGFSIAGGGDTLAAIDKYDVADKIGYISTGGGAFLEFVEGKTLPAVAVLLERA; translated from the coding sequence ATGAATTTTCAGCGTATGACTGACCTTAATTTAACGGGCAAGCGTGTTTTGATCCGTGAAGATTTAAACGTTCCTGTTAAAAATGGTGTAATTACCAGTGATGCACGTTTACGTGCTGCATTACCGACCATTAAATTAGCCCTAGAAAAAGGTGCAGCGGTCATGGTTTATTCTCATTTAGGTCGTCCTGTTGAAGGTGAAGCAAAAGCTGAACAATCTTTAGCGCCTGTAGCAGCATATTTGACAGAGGCTCTGGGGCAAGACGTTAAACTGATTACTGAATATTTAGATGGTGTTGAAGTTGCAGCAGGTCAAGTCGTGTTACTTGAGAACTGCCGTTTTAATGTTGGTGAAAAGAAAAATAATCCTGATCTTGCTGCAAAATATGCAGCACTTTGCGATGTATTTGTCATGGATGCTTTTGGTACAGCGCACCGTGCAGAAGCATCAACTGAAGGTGTTGCACGCTTAGCAAAAGTTGCAGCAGCAGGACCTTTACTTGCAGCAGAATTAGATGCTTTAGGTCGTGCATTACAAACGCCTGAAAAACCAATGGTTGCAATTGTTGCTGGTTCAAAAGTATCCACTAAACTGGATGTTTTAACATCACTTTCTGATATTTGTGATCAATTGATCGTTGGTGGTGGTATCGCTAATACTTTCTTGGCAGCAGCAGGTTATAACGTAGGTAAATCATTATGCGAAAATGATTTGATCGATACCGCAAAAGCCATCGCAGCAAAAGTGTCTGTACCTCTTCCTACTGATGTGGTTGTAGCGGATGCTTCTGAAATCAACTTTGATGATTTCTTGGGTTCTTTAGCAGCAGCAAAAGCAGTTGTGAAAAAAGTTGAAGATGTTGCCGACAATGACATGATTTTAGATGTCGGTCCTGAAACTGCAAAAGCATTTGCTGAAATTCTAAAAACCTCAAAAACCATTCTTTGGAATGGTCCTGTAGGGGTATTTGAGGTGGACCAATTTGGTGAAGGGACAAAAACATTGTCTTTAGCAATTGCTGAGTCTGAAGGTTTCTCGATTGCAGGCGGTGGTGATACTTTAGCTGCAATTGATAAATATGACGTTGCGGACAAAATCGGTTATATCTCGACTGGTGGTGGTGCTTTCCTTGAGTTTGTAGAAGGTAAAACATTGCCTGCGGTTGCTGTTCTATTAGAACGTGCATAA
- the fba gene encoding class II fructose-bisphosphate aldolase (catalyzes the reversible aldol condensation of dihydroxyacetonephosphate and glyceraldehyde 3-phosphate in the Calvin cycle, glycolysis, and/or gluconeogenesis) produces MALISLRQLLDHAGEHSYGVPAFNVNNLEQMRAIMLAADATNSPVIVQASAGARKYAGAPFLRHLILAAIEEWPHIPVVMHQDHGTSPDVCQRSIQLGFSSVMMDGSLGADGKTPTSYEYNVDVTRRTVEMAHACGVSVEGEIGCLGSLETGMAGEEDGVGAEGVLDHSQLLTSVEEATQFVKDTNVDALAIAVGTSHGAYKFTRPPTGDILAIDRIKEIHAALPNTHLVMHGSSSVPQEWLAIINQYGGDIKETYGVPVEQLVEAIKHGVRKINIDTDLRLASTGAMRRMMAEQPSEFDPRKFFAKTVDAMKDICVARYEAFGTAGNADKIRPISLEKMVERYK; encoded by the coding sequence ATGGCTCTTATTTCATTGCGCCAGCTCTTGGATCATGCCGGTGAACACAGTTACGGCGTTCCAGCGTTTAACGTAAACAACTTAGAACAAATGCGTGCAATCATGTTAGCCGCAGATGCAACGAATTCACCTGTTATTGTGCAAGCTTCTGCAGGCGCACGTAAATATGCTGGTGCACCATTTTTACGCCATTTAATCTTAGCAGCCATCGAAGAATGGCCACATATTCCAGTGGTAATGCACCAAGATCATGGTACCAGCCCAGATGTATGCCAACGCTCAATCCAACTTGGCTTCTCATCAGTGATGATGGATGGCTCTTTAGGTGCTGACGGAAAAACACCAACAAGCTATGAATATAACGTTGATGTAACACGCCGTACTGTCGAAATGGCACATGCATGTGGTGTTTCTGTTGAAGGTGAAATTGGCTGTTTAGGTAGCCTTGAAACGGGCATGGCAGGTGAAGAAGATGGTGTGGGCGCTGAAGGCGTACTTGACCATTCTCAACTGCTTACTTCAGTTGAAGAAGCGACTCAATTCGTAAAAGATACCAATGTAGATGCTTTAGCAATTGCAGTCGGTACTTCACATGGTGCGTACAAATTCACACGTCCACCTACAGGCGATATTTTAGCGATTGACCGTATTAAAGAAATTCATGCGGCACTTCCAAATACACACCTTGTAATGCATGGTTCAAGCTCTGTACCACAAGAATGGTTAGCGATCATTAACCAATATGGCGGTGACATTAAAGAAACTTATGGTGTTCCTGTTGAGCAATTGGTTGAAGCAATCAAACACGGTGTGCGTAAAATCAACATCGATACAGATTTACGTTTAGCCTCTACAGGTGCGATGCGCCGTATGATGGCTGAACAACCAAGTGAATTCGATCCGCGTAAATTCTTTGCAAAAACTGTTGATGCAATGAAAGATATTTGTGTTGCACGCTATGAAGCATTTGGTACAGCAGGAAATGCTGACAAGATTCGTCCTATTTCTTTAGAGAAAATGGTAGAACGTTATAAATAA
- a CDS encoding IS4 family transposase, translated as MKLSQNLDITLQQTLPSLSQFSELIDLNWIEDCLNQTGKASIRKRKLPAEHVVWLVIGLALFRNQPIWYVVQQLQLVFGTTEYCVPSASVQARQRLGLEPMSALFSTLSQAWLKDSQQQYNNFHGLCVCAVDGVVWSMPHTEENFKHFGSSKGKTAVVPYPQVRATCLVNTNTHEMIDAQIGSMDQGELTLASQLKAPAHSITLFDRAYFSADFLVSWQSQAEESHWLMRAKDNLRYEVIHNNAAHDFQIKMPVSPRAKKINPALGDYWEARLLEVEYAGKTRRYITSLTDSKAYPFKDLAMLYMQRWEIEMCYREIKSDLQDSKVLRSKQPDLVYQELWGVFIAYNILRRQMKFIAQHANVSPLRISFHIASIGIINILRHTPLESAGNLPKHLAQLFEQSKIFVLPEKRQRECSRVVKIKAQKYPRKCQSIS; from the coding sequence ATGAAATTATCTCAGAATTTAGATATAACATTACAACAAACCTTGCCTTCACTTTCTCAATTTAGTGAGTTAATTGATTTAAACTGGATTGAAGATTGCTTAAATCAAACAGGTAAAGCATCCATTCGAAAAAGAAAACTTCCTGCTGAACATGTTGTTTGGTTAGTCATTGGACTTGCTCTATTTCGAAACCAACCAATTTGGTATGTAGTTCAGCAATTACAACTTGTTTTCGGTACAACAGAATACTGTGTACCTAGTGCATCGGTACAGGCAAGACAGCGCTTAGGTTTAGAACCTATGAGTGCTTTATTTTCAACATTAAGTCAGGCATGGCTTAAAGACTCACAACAACAATATAATAACTTTCATGGTCTGTGCGTTTGTGCTGTAGACGGCGTGGTTTGGTCTATGCCTCATACCGAAGAAAACTTTAAGCACTTTGGCTCTTCTAAAGGGAAAACAGCAGTTGTTCCTTATCCACAAGTTAGAGCAACTTGTCTTGTGAATACCAATACACATGAAATGATCGATGCCCAAATTGGCAGTATGGATCAAGGTGAATTAACCTTAGCTAGTCAATTAAAAGCACCTGCTCATAGTATTACCTTATTTGATCGTGCTTACTTCTCTGCTGATTTTTTAGTGAGTTGGCAATCTCAGGCAGAAGAAAGTCATTGGTTGATGCGTGCAAAAGATAACCTTCGTTATGAAGTTATTCACAATAATGCCGCCCATGACTTTCAGATAAAAATGCCTGTTTCACCAAGAGCAAAAAAGATCAATCCAGCATTAGGTGATTATTGGGAAGCCCGTTTGCTTGAAGTTGAATATGCAGGAAAAACGAGGCGTTACATTACATCATTGACAGATTCTAAAGCGTATCCATTCAAAGACCTTGCGATGCTTTATATGCAGCGTTGGGAAATAGAAATGTGTTATCGAGAAATTAAAAGTGATTTACAGGATTCAAAGGTTTTAAGAAGTAAGCAACCTGATTTGGTGTATCAAGAATTGTGGGGTGTATTTATAGCTTATAATATTTTGAGACGACAGATGAAATTTATCGCCCAACATGCAAATGTCAGTCCTTTAAGGATCAGTTTCCATATTGCATCCATAGGTATTATCAATATCTTAAGACATACGCCTTTAGAGTCAGCAGGAAACTTACCTAAACATTTAGCACAATTATTTGAACAATCAAAAATATTTGTATTACCTGAAAAAAGGCAGAGAGAATGTTCACGAGTCGTGAAAATTAAAGCACAAAAATATCCAAGAAAATGCCAGTCAATTTCTTAA